In Lodderomyces elongisporus chromosome 1, complete sequence, a genomic segment contains:
- the AVT4 gene encoding vacuolar amino acid transporter 4, translating to MSKPKEIVNTKERRRSIALLTRPLSQSPYTQGIPLSQDASPRGSQSSSYVANAPFMRGPSSLSNRDHNLRSPSGVGLDKLDENNDSTIMDTSPSSASDITSQHPPSAIPLDRGDLNNGLDDPKLISKISKHLPSDFESLNQEGADITRDLYKIQQDAIEKPKLRRHKSCDSATSSLGSSRSRAGSFNVPGGFRREYLIHQHESQQQQQQQQQQQQQQQQQQQQQQRSSSSSSHPRSRRTSMLSTHPSVFNNGDNMDNNSKHFADDSFRTMTPNFLTRNFIEFLTMYGHFAGEELEDDDNIINHYKFNLSDEQTPLLASREQGEIPNYNPKGTATDRKAYFLLLKAFVGTGVLFLPRAFANGGLLFSIGTLVGFAILSWWCYLILVYSKITTRVSGFAEIGLKLYGPWMQKLILSSIVISQIGFVAAYIVFTSENLRAFIVNVSSFKTSELNIIWFIGFQVLLITPMSLVRDITKLSIVAVLANLFILTGLATILYFIFYEWLVLNDSQFGPNVEYFFNESEFSLFIGTAIFAFEGIGLIIPIQESMIHPLNFPKVLAQVITTIAITFIVIGTLGYVTFGEDVQTVILLNLPQTSPMVILTQFLYSLAILLSTPLQLFPAIRLIESKIFNFRSGKLSLGVKWLKNLFRTLFVLLTAYIAFIGGQNLDKFVSFVGCFACIPLVYMYPPMLHYRSCCKITPNLTENEKRRRYWLGNLDFLLVLIGGVAMIYTTAQIVAT from the coding sequence ATGTCTAAGCCAAAGGAGATAGTAAACACAAAGGAACGGAGAAGATCAATCGCTCTCCTCACAAGGCCCCTTTCACAGTCACCTTATACTCAAGGGATCCCTTTGTCGCAAGATGCTTCCCCACGAGGCTCTCAAAGCAGTTCATATGTGGCTAATGCTCCATTTATGCGAGGGCCAAGCTCATTATCGAATAGAGATCATAATCTTAGATCCCCTTCGGGGGTAGGGTTAGATAAATTAGATGAGAACAATGATTCCACAATAATGGATACTTCACCGTCTTCTGCCTCGGATATTACATCACAACACCCACCTTCGGCCATACCGTTGGATCGGGGCGACTTGAACAATGGTTTGGATGATCCAAAGTTAATCTCAAAGATTTCAAAACACTTGCCTAGTGATTTTGAAAGCTTAAATCAAGAAGGTGCTGACATCACAAGGGACTTGTATAAGATCCAGCAAGATGCGATTGAAAAACCTAAATTGAGAAGGCACAAGAGCTGTGATAGTGCAACGAGTAGCCTTGGACTGTCTAGGTCTAGAGCAGGGTCGTTTAACGTGCCTGGTGGTTTCAGAAGAGAATATTTAATTCACCAGCATGAGtctcagcaacagcagcagcagcagcagcaacaacaacagcaacaacaacaacaacaacaacaacaacagcgcCTGCTGTCGCTGTCGCTGCACCCAAGGCTGAGAAGAACACTGATGCTTAGTACCCATCCTTCAGTCTTTAACAATGGCGATAACATGGATAATAATCTGAAACATTTTGCAGATGACTCGTTCCGTACAATGACACCAAACTTTCTCACCAGAAATTTCATTGAGTTTTTAACCATGTATGGCCATTTTGCTGGTGAAGAATTGGAAGATGATGACAACATCATAAATCATTACAAGTTCAACCTCTCGGACGAGCAAACTCCTTTATTGGCTTCTCGAGAACAAGGTGAAATACCAAACTATAATCCCAAGGGCACTGCCACAGACAGAAAAGCTTATTTCTTGCTTTTAAAGGCTTTTGTTGGGACTGGAGTACTTTTCCTCCCACGTGCATTTGCCAATGGTGGATTGCTTTTTTCTATTGGCACTCTTGTTGGCTTTGCCATATTGtcttggtggtgttacttgATATTGGTGTATAGCAAGATCACTACAAGAGTTTCAGGGTTTGCAGAAATCGGTTTGAAGTTGTATGGGCCATGGATGCAAAAATTGATTCTTTCATCAATTGTTATATCACAGATTGGTTTCGTTGCCGCGTATATTGTCTTTACTTCAGAAAATCTTCGAGCATTTATTGTTAACGTTTCAAGTTTCAAGACCCTGGAGTTGAACATTATTTGGTTTATTGGTTTTCAAGTATTATTAATCACGCCAATGAGTTTGGTTCGTGATATAACTAAACTTTCAATTGTGGCTGTTCTTGctaatttgtttattttaaCTGGGTTGGCCACtatactttactttataTTCTACGAATGGCTCGTATTGAACGATAGCCAATTTGGTCCCAATGTTGAGTATTTCTTTAACGAATCGGAGTTTTCGTTATTTATTGGAACAGCTATTTTTGCATTTGAAGGTATTGGTCTTATTATACCAATTCAGGAGTCCATGATTCATCCATTAAATTTCCCCAAGGTTCTTGCTCAAGtgataacaacaattgcCATCACTTTTATAGTGATTGGTACTTTGGGTTACGTGACATTTGGCGAGGATGTCCAAACTGTTATATTGCTCAATTTACCGCAAACTTCTCCGATGGTTATTCTTACACAATTTCTTTACTCGCTTGCTATACTTCTTCTGACTCCACTCCAATTATTTCCAGCGATTAGATTAATCGAGTCAaagattttcaatttcagaAGCGGTAAGCTCTCACTTGGTGTCAAATGGTTAAAAAACTTATTTAGAAcattatttgttttgctcACTGCGTACATTGCATTCATTGGTGGTCAAAATTTAGACAAATTTGTCTCATTTGTAGGCTGCTTTGCATGCATCCCCTTGGTGTACATGTACCCACCAATGCTTCATTACAGAAGCTGTTGCAAAATAACACCAAATTTGacagaaaatgaaaaaaggaGGAGATACTGGTTGGGTAATTTAGATTTCCTCTTGGTGTTGATTGGCGGTGTTGCAATGATTTATACTACAGCACAAATCGTAGCTACTTAG
- the ETR1_1 gene encoding mitochondrial 2-enoyl thioester reductase yields the protein MSTVEGTAATYTTPGSDFANVLKPTNFKIDFDAVKPSQLVLKALASPINPADLSQIVGGYNEPKRFTDLGTTPNDPVSVGGNEGVFKVVHVGSDAGSEFKVGDHVIPLLPSFGTWRSYATAEPKDLIKVNGISVDQASTISINPSTAYQILNQYVTDWDTKGGNDWIVQNSGNSQVSKFVIQLAKALYNVNVISVIRDGKPQEVTDELIKLGAKHVINESEFTKEDFDITKYTNGGNVRLALNGSSDPTVPSLVKSLSKNGTLVSFGVVGGTKIEYDARLQLFKNLSTRSFWLTANTYANPDLKKDTVEKLVEIYKTGKISDVPYNKVSYKAGQDLAKLVVDAIAESKKSGKQVIFYE from the coding sequence ATGTCAACCGTTGAAGGAACAGCAGCTACATATACTACTCCAGGTTCCGACTTTGCCAATGTCCTCAAACCAACAAACTTCAAGATTGACTTTGATGCCGTTAAGCCATCACAATTGGTTCTCAAAGCATTGGCCTCACCAATTAATCCTGCCGACTTAAGTCAAATTGTGGGTGGTTACAACGAACCAAAACGTTTTACCGATCTTGGTACCACACCAAATGACCCAGTAAGTGTTGGAGGTAACGAAGGTGTTTTCAAAGTGGTACACGTAGGTTCAGATGCAGGTTCGGAGTTTAAAGTTGGCGACCACGTCATTCCATTGCTCCCATCTTTTGGTACATGGCGCTCATATGCAACTGCCGAGCCAAAAGATTTGATCAAAGTCAATGGCATCTCTGTTGACCAAGCCTCCACCATTTCCATCAACCCGTCCACCGCTTACCAGATCTTGAACCAATATGTCACCGACTGGGACACCAAAGGCGGCAATGATTGGATTGTTCAAAACTCAGGTAACTCACAAGTTAGTAAATTTGTCATCCAATTAGCCAAAGCATTATACAATGTCAATGTCATTTCCGTGATCAGAGACGGTAAACCACAGGAGGTAACTGATGAATTGATCAAACTTGGTGCAAAACATGTTATCAACGAATCCGAGTTTACAAAGGAAGATTTTGATATCACTAAATACACCAATGGTGGCAATGTCAGATTGGCATTGAATGGATCAAGTGACCCAACTGTCCCAAGCTTGGTGAAGAGTTTATCCAAAAATGGTACCTTAGTCTCgtttggtgttgttggcgGTACCAAGATTGAATATGATGCAAGATTACAATTGTTTAAGAACTTATCAACCAGATCTTTTTGGTTAACTGCAAACACATATGCCAACCCGGATTTAAAGAAGGACACAGTTGAGAAATTGGTGGAGATTTACAAAACAGGGAAGATTTCCGATGTTCCTTACAATAAAGTCAGCTACAAAGCAGGCCAGGATTTGGCTAAATTAGTAGTCGATGCAATTGCAGAGTCCAAGAAATCAGGCAAACAAGTTATCTTTTACGAGTGA